The Chryseobacterium sp. 52 genome includes a region encoding these proteins:
- a CDS encoding Crp/Fnr family transcriptional regulator, which translates to MFDLLYKNTSRYIVLSSEDFKQFAGCFKSHTFKKKEVVLKEGDYCLFEGFVISGCFKVYYLNETGSEQTLYFAVEGWWITDIDSLINNVPSILNIEALEDSEVLMITKKDKEKLYEDMPQIEKLFRMMNQQSSVALQRRILSLTGKTADKRYLEFLEKYPGLEQRLTQQQVASYLGITHEFLSKIRKKTSLEK; encoded by the coding sequence ATGTTTGACCTTCTCTATAAAAATACCAGCAGATATATTGTGCTTTCTTCTGAAGATTTCAAACAGTTTGCAGGATGTTTTAAGTCTCATACATTTAAAAAGAAAGAAGTTGTGCTCAAGGAAGGTGATTATTGCCTTTTTGAAGGATTTGTGATAAGCGGTTGTTTTAAAGTTTACTATTTGAATGAAACAGGATCTGAACAAACTTTGTATTTTGCGGTAGAAGGTTGGTGGATCACGGATATTGACAGCCTGATCAATAATGTCCCAAGCATATTGAATATAGAAGCCCTCGAAGACAGCGAAGTTCTGATGATCACAAAAAAGGATAAAGAAAAACTGTATGAGGATATGCCTCAGATAGAAAAACTTTTCAGAATGATGAACCAGCAGTCGTCTGTAGCTCTCCAGAGGAGAATTCTTTCTTTAACAGGTAAGACAGCAGATAAGCGTTATCTTGAATTTTTAGAAAAATATCCGGGGCTGGAGCAGAGGTTGACCCAGCAGCAGGTTGCTTCTTATCTTGGAATTACCCACGAGTTTTTAAGCAAGATCAGAAAAAAGACGTCTCTGGAAAAATAA
- a CDS encoding FtsK/SpoIIIE family DNA translocase yields MDKKTQTKQTESPDKGKILSKPRIFFGLTFILFSVVLAFSFVSYLMNWKADQSQAGTMTDKTITSSNIFGKVGDWLGNIFIFESIGIASFIIAFLFLVVGTLILKKRTFKPWKTIGHSLFFICWLPIFMGAVTKGQGVLGGVYGYQIMDYLNAIIGSVGLWLVLASSILLYFILEFNLRPSSIKSKLDQINDNTIGRVKSMMPSSEENFEADAELEEEAEETAPNVTVTDVTPKTKAKEQEPVSVPKGFPEVQPATNIETITTPNHTSFEEEEKPVSLSLNTKPSVPTSTPEQAFDMAPVSPAITPVPPASMPAQDNIKFNVEVAPVIDVLDESDRKSQELVEKHGLYDHKLDLAGFQMPTVELLKDYGNEEISINKEELEENKNKIVGLLKNFNVGISEIKATIGPTVTLYEIVPEAGIRVAAIKKLQDDIALNLSALGIRIIAPMPGKGTIGIEVPRKNPTMVSMRSVIASHKFQNTDMDLPVVFGKTISNEVFMADLAKMPHLLMAGATGQGKSVGINAILTSLLYKKHPSELKFVMVDPKKVELSLYSKIERHYLAKLPDAEEAIITDTNKVINTLNSLCVEMDTRYDLLKNAFCKNLKEYNKKFTERKLNPENGHRYLPYIVLVVDEFADLIMTAGKEVELPIARLAQLARAVGIHLIVATQRPSVNVITGMIKANFPARAAFRVISSVDSRTILDSPGADQLIGKGDMLYFNGNEILRLQCAFVDTPEVERLAEYIGEQKGYSSAFSLPEFVSEDSTSTVGAFDPNEKDALFEDAARIIVSTQQGSTSMLQRQLKLGYNRAGRIMDQLEATGIVGGFNGAKAREVIISDLHSLEQFLEDLRS; encoded by the coding sequence ATGGATAAAAAGACACAAACAAAACAGACGGAATCGCCTGATAAAGGCAAAATCTTATCTAAGCCCCGTATATTTTTCGGGCTTACCTTTATACTTTTTTCTGTCGTTCTGGCATTTTCATTCGTCTCTTATTTGATGAACTGGAAGGCAGATCAGAGCCAGGCAGGAACTATGACAGACAAAACAATAACATCTTCAAATATTTTTGGGAAGGTTGGCGACTGGCTGGGAAATATTTTCATATTCGAAAGCATAGGTATCGCCTCATTTATTATTGCCTTCTTATTTCTCGTTGTAGGAACCCTTATCCTTAAAAAGAGAACCTTCAAACCCTGGAAAACAATCGGACATTCTTTATTTTTCATCTGCTGGCTACCTATTTTCATGGGAGCAGTGACAAAAGGCCAAGGGGTATTGGGCGGTGTATACGGCTACCAGATTATGGATTATCTGAATGCCATCATCGGATCTGTAGGTCTTTGGCTGGTATTGGCTTCCAGTATCTTATTATATTTCATTCTGGAATTCAATCTTCGTCCAAGCTCTATTAAATCTAAACTGGATCAGATCAATGACAATACCATCGGCAGGGTTAAATCCATGATGCCTAGCTCCGAGGAAAACTTTGAAGCAGATGCAGAACTTGAAGAGGAAGCTGAAGAAACAGCTCCTAATGTAACAGTTACAGATGTTACCCCTAAAACAAAAGCTAAAGAACAGGAACCGGTAAGTGTTCCCAAAGGATTTCCTGAAGTTCAGCCTGCAACCAATATAGAAACGATTACAACGCCTAACCATACCTCTTTTGAGGAAGAGGAAAAGCCTGTCAGCTTAAGCCTGAACACCAAACCTTCTGTTCCTACTTCAACTCCGGAACAGGCGTTTGATATGGCACCGGTAAGTCCGGCCATTACTCCGGTTCCACCAGCTTCGATGCCGGCTCAGGACAACATTAAATTCAATGTGGAAGTTGCTCCGGTAATTGACGTTCTGGATGAATCAGACAGAAAATCACAGGAACTTGTAGAGAAACACGGTCTGTATGATCACAAACTTGATTTAGCAGGATTTCAGATGCCGACAGTAGAATTACTTAAGGATTACGGTAACGAAGAAATCTCAATTAACAAAGAAGAATTAGAAGAAAATAAAAATAAAATTGTAGGACTTTTAAAGAACTTCAATGTAGGTATTTCTGAGATCAAAGCTACGATAGGACCAACAGTTACTTTGTATGAAATTGTTCCTGAAGCCGGAATCCGGGTGGCTGCTATTAAAAAACTTCAGGATGACATTGCTTTGAATCTTTCTGCCCTTGGGATCAGGATTATTGCACCAATGCCAGGAAAAGGAACCATTGGGATCGAAGTTCCGAGAAAAAATCCTACGATGGTTTCTATGCGTTCTGTTATTGCGTCTCACAAATTCCAGAATACGGATATGGACCTTCCGGTGGTTTTCGGAAAAACGATTTCTAACGAAGTCTTTATGGCCGATTTGGCTAAAATGCCACATTTACTGATGGCAGGAGCTACAGGACAGGGTAAATCTGTAGGGATTAACGCAATCCTTACTTCCCTTCTTTACAAAAAACACCCGAGCGAACTGAAATTCGTCATGGTGGATCCTAAGAAAGTGGAACTGTCATTATATTCAAAAATAGAAAGACATTATCTGGCTAAACTTCCGGATGCTGAAGAAGCGATCATCACTGATACAAATAAGGTAATCAATACGCTGAACTCTCTTTGTGTAGAGATGGATACCCGATATGACCTTCTTAAAAATGCATTCTGTAAAAACTTAAAGGAATACAACAAAAAGTTTACAGAAAGAAAATTAAATCCTGAAAACGGACACCGTTATCTGCCTTATATTGTTTTAGTAGTAGACGAGTTTGCAGACCTTATCATGACTGCAGGAAAAGAAGTTGAACTACCGATTGCCAGACTGGCACAGCTTGCAAGAGCCGTAGGTATCCACCTGATTGTTGCTACACAGAGACCTTCCGTGAATGTAATTACAGGGATGATTAAAGCCAATTTCCCTGCAAGAGCGGCCTTCAGAGTAATTTCCAGTGTGGATTCAAGGACGATCCTTGATTCTCCGGGGGCAGATCAGTTGATTGGTAAGGGAGATATGCTTTATTTTAACGGAAATGAAATCCTAAGACTTCAGTGTGCTTTCGTAGATACTCCGGAGGTGGAAAGACTTGCAGAATATATAGGAGAACAGAAAGGCTACTCCTCGGCATTTTCACTTCCTGAATTTGTTTCTGAGGACTCTACAAGTACAGTAGGTGCTTTTGACCCGAATGAAAAGGATGCATTATTTGAAGACGCAGCAAGAATCATTGTTTCTACACAGCAGGGATCTACTTCTATGTTACAGAGACAGCTTAAACTGGGCTATAACAGAGCAGGAAGAATTATGGATCAGCTTGAAGCTACCGGTATTGTAGGAGGATTCAACGGAGCAAAAGCCAGAGAAGTCATTATCAGTGACCTTCATTCTTTGGAACAGTTTTTGGAAGATTTACGCAGCTAA
- a CDS encoding cysteine hydrolase family protein, with product MKNLFKSMAALCLTLFSLLSTNAQQKRNMENTALLIIDIQNDYFPGGKMELAGAEKAGHNTQKILEYFRKNNLPVVHIKHVAENEGAGFFLPNTSGAEINTLVSPKNGEKIIIKHFPNSFRETDLLVYLQKAGIKNLVVTGMMTDVCVDSTIRAAFDLGFHNTVIGDATATRERDLNGQTVKAEDLQQSFLAGISALGGLYAKITNTREFLTGK from the coding sequence ATGAAAAATTTATTTAAAAGTATGGCAGCCTTATGCCTGACTTTATTTTCATTATTATCAACTAACGCACAACAAAAAAGAAACATGGAAAACACAGCCTTATTAATAATCGATATACAGAATGATTATTTTCCGGGAGGGAAAATGGAATTGGCCGGAGCTGAAAAAGCAGGTCACAATACGCAGAAAATACTGGAATATTTCAGGAAAAACAACCTTCCTGTAGTGCATATTAAACATGTTGCAGAAAATGAAGGAGCCGGTTTTTTTCTACCCAATACTTCCGGAGCTGAAATCAATACTTTGGTTTCACCAAAAAACGGTGAAAAAATAATCATCAAGCATTTCCCAAATAGTTTTAGAGAAACAGACCTGTTGGTATATCTACAGAAAGCCGGGATCAAAAACCTTGTTGTTACGGGGATGATGACAGATGTGTGTGTAGACTCTACCATCAGAGCTGCTTTTGATCTTGGATTTCATAATACCGTTATCGGAGATGCTACGGCAACCAGAGAAAGAGATCTGAACGGACAGACTGTAAAAGCTGAAGATCTGCAACAATCTTTTCTGGCCGGGATATCTGCCTTGGGAGGGTTGTATGCGAAAATTACCAATACAAGAGAATTTCTGACAGGAAAATGA
- a CDS encoding LolA family protein has protein sequence MKNIISKIIVGSCVIGAVGFADAQKIDPKAKKILDDITANYNSKKNSYFKFSFGTGLNGLVTKTEPGIYYSAGEKYKLKIMDTEQIFDGNKIYNINADDMEVTIAKPNGSSSMFSPINYLTTYRNDYNVTYNGKKNINGVNADFIKLTPVKSNGIQAVYIFVDSAKKQMVKLEQHGNNKDVAVIAIKEYKENQVLDANMFVFDKNKFKNYVITEL, from the coding sequence ATGAAAAATATTATTTCAAAAATTATAGTCGGAAGTTGTGTAATAGGTGCTGTAGGATTTGCCGATGCGCAGAAAATAGATCCAAAGGCTAAAAAGATACTGGATGACATTACCGCCAACTACAATTCTAAAAAGAATTCTTACTTCAAGTTTTCTTTCGGAACAGGCCTTAATGGTTTGGTAACGAAAACAGAACCCGGAATTTATTATTCTGCAGGAGAGAAATACAAACTGAAGATCATGGACACGGAACAGATCTTTGACGGAAATAAAATCTACAATATCAATGCAGATGATATGGAAGTAACGATTGCAAAACCTAACGGAAGCAGCAGCATGTTCTCCCCTATCAATTATCTTACAACCTACAGAAATGATTATAACGTAACTTATAACGGCAAAAAAAATATAAACGGGGTGAATGCAGATTTCATTAAACTGACTCCTGTAAAATCCAACGGAATACAAGCTGTTTATATTTTTGTAGACTCTGCAAAAAAGCAGATGGTAAAACTTGAGCAGCACGGAAACAATAAAGATGTAGCCGTAATTGCCATCAAAGAATACAAGGAAAACCAGGTTCTGGATGCCAATATGTTTGTTTTTGACAAGAATAAGTTCAAGAACTATGTGATCACAGAACTTTAA
- a CDS encoding Arc family DNA binding domain-containing protein, which yields MKSEKTSKSTESKGKKSFVIRIDESTYKMVEKWANDEFRSVNGQIEYLLHQSLVNSGRKKKDEEG from the coding sequence ATGAAATCGGAAAAAACTTCAAAATCCACCGAAAGCAAAGGCAAAAAGTCCTTCGTCATAAGGATCGATGAATCTACCTACAAAATGGTGGAGAAGTGGGCGAATGACGAGTTCAGGAGTGTAAACGGACAGATTGAATATCTGCTGCATCAAAGCCTGGTCAATTCGGGGAGAAAAAAGAAAGACGAAGAAGGATAG
- a CDS encoding LptF/LptG family permease produces MLKILDRYIIKTFFGPFFFIFSVLFFIFIVNIIWVQLGQFMGKGLSYWQILKLLFYLGISVISMVLPLTILLASIMSFGEFGERYELAAMKAAGISLTRVMAPLMGVAVVLAVMLFFFSNNIIPDFQKKAKNMLFNIAQTKPALNFTPGQFIDQIPGYMVKFDKIYGENQESLEGVFVHRKASTYENQQSIVAEKGKFVPAANKNFLKLELYNGYVFEDNFAGKGENVRLKQPDQAIKFDTLVSHFDIGEIINKAIEKEQITDDYRFQTYGQLNETVAKNKKENAVFFSNLSADVLSQTNSVISYMDKSKSKAVAKQQVKLDTIKGEKKLEILYNSYNRLENLKTTSFGKKAEFSSNIKYFSKVVIYQQRILSYSVTCIIFFLIGASLGSIIRKGGMGLPVIIAIIIFIIFYVMNLGIENISWGGGMSPYLAAWLPNLILLPFGVWMTYKALTDSQLFDAEKYKALFKPITKRFSKNKEHKRYQ; encoded by the coding sequence ATGTTAAAAATACTAGACCGATATATCATAAAAACCTTCTTTGGACCGTTTTTCTTTATATTCAGCGTTTTGTTTTTCATTTTTATTGTAAACATTATCTGGGTTCAGCTGGGGCAGTTCATGGGGAAAGGATTAAGCTACTGGCAAATCCTTAAACTTCTTTTTTACCTTGGGATCAGCGTTATCAGCATGGTACTTCCGCTTACCATCCTTTTGGCAAGTATTATGTCTTTTGGGGAATTCGGGGAGCGGTATGAGCTTGCAGCGATGAAAGCAGCCGGAATTTCTCTGACAAGAGTCATGGCTCCTCTGATGGGTGTAGCCGTAGTACTGGCAGTCATGCTTTTCTTTTTCTCCAATAATATTATTCCGGATTTCCAGAAGAAGGCAAAGAATATGCTTTTCAATATTGCACAGACCAAGCCTGCTCTGAATTTTACCCCCGGACAGTTCATTGATCAGATTCCGGGATATATGGTGAAATTTGACAAGATCTATGGAGAGAATCAGGAAAGCCTTGAAGGAGTTTTTGTACACAGAAAAGCCAGTACATATGAAAACCAGCAGTCTATTGTGGCAGAAAAAGGAAAATTTGTTCCTGCAGCTAACAAAAACTTCCTGAAGCTAGAACTTTACAACGGTTATGTATTTGAAGACAATTTTGCAGGGAAAGGTGAAAACGTAAGATTAAAGCAGCCGGACCAGGCTATTAAATTTGATACATTAGTGTCACACTTCGACATCGGTGAGATCATTAACAAAGCCATTGAAAAGGAGCAGATCACAGATGACTACCGTTTTCAGACTTATGGTCAGCTTAATGAGACCGTTGCGAAAAACAAGAAAGAGAATGCCGTATTCTTTTCAAATCTAAGTGCTGATGTTTTAAGCCAGACCAATTCAGTCATCAGCTACATGGATAAATCCAAATCCAAAGCAGTAGCGAAGCAGCAAGTAAAACTAGATACTATAAAAGGCGAAAAAAAGCTGGAAATTCTTTATAACTCTTACAACAGACTTGAAAATCTGAAAACAACGAGTTTTGGAAAAAAAGCGGAATTCAGTTCTAATATAAAATATTTCAGTAAGGTGGTTATTTACCAGCAGAGAATCCTTTCATATTCTGTAACCTGTATCATCTTCTTCCTGATCGGAGCGAGTTTAGGATCCATTATCAGAAAAGGTGGAATGGGACTTCCGGTGATCATTGCGATCATTATTTTCATTATTTTCTATGTAATGAATCTCGGTATTGAGAACATTTCCTGGGGAGGTGGAATGAGCCCTTATCTGGCGGCCTGGCTTCCTAACCTTATCCTTCTTCCTTTTGGAGTATGGATGACGTATAAAGCGCTTACCGACTCTCAACTGTTTGATGCTGAAAAGTACAAAGCGCTCTTCAAACCAATTACAAAGCGATTCTCAAAAAATAAAGAACATAAGAGATACCAATAA
- the ccsB gene encoding c-type cytochrome biogenesis protein CcsB, whose protein sequence is MKKLQDILISTRTMAVLLLVYAFAMAYATFLENDYGTPTAKALIYEAKWFELIMFLLILNFVGNIARYRLWKREKWPVLVFHLAFILIFIGGAITRYISFEGTMHIREGETSNEIVTDKNFFKIQIEDKGDVLNYKDVPYLMSPLHKDLKATYDFHGKEVKVFTKDYIQRKKDSLIAEPNGAEYLHLVSTGTTGRQNIYIKPGETKSINGTLVTFNRAIEGAVEFKKEDGKIFIKTPVDAAFMTMATQATGSTKKDEFQPLVLRSLYTINELKLVVPEGLKKGRLMAFEGDKKKDAMVPDVLRIELQGPKTKQLVDLSVEKGNPNAFKQVTMDGLNIMVGFGPKVYNTPFSLKLDDFIMETYPGSTSPSAYESHVKIIDEGKETPYKIYMNHVLNHKGYRFFQSSFDPDRMGTVLSVNHDFWGTIISYIGYGLLFLGMFVIFFWKGTHFWKLNKMLTDVNKKKTAAVVLVLLSLGLNAQKIETHGTTDGSREHIHVEGDNHSHAPAPSAQPLDGAAPKQNSLATPMGKMKSISPDEIIARNRISKEHADKFGYLLVQNFDGRIVPINTEALDVLRKLYKKDEFKGTDGKSLTANQWFLSINTDTPSWTMVPMIKVGTKGGDELKNKTKADDDGYTSLMNLFPADANGNLTYVLEHDYNMAFRKKPAEQTNYDKEVISVNERVQIFNEFFSGQFMRIVPVKNDANHTWHSWLDQKFEPDMESQQVMGPYFAEALTAQKTGNWSKADTELVKLSEYQQKWGKAVVPAKSKVDLEVFMNTVNINFKLLIFYTLIGGLLLILGFVELFKSNKILTKVIKIIIAVGLVGYLCHFLGLVARWYISGHAPWSNGYEAIIFISWVGITAGLVLYRNANALIPAAGFMVAVIMMGFAHGGSALDPQITPLVPVLKSYWLIVHVAIITSSYGFFALSMIIAVISLVFFIIASKDNHKQHHDTTLKELAIVSEMSLTIGLFALTVGNFLGGIWANESWGRYWSWDPKETWAFISIMVYAFVLHMRLVPGLRSRWAFHVATMFAFCSMVMTYFGVNYYLSGLHSYAAGDPVPVPAWVYIGLGTMLLLSAVSYFKFKALMKK, encoded by the coding sequence ATGAAGAAGCTCCAAGATATTCTTATCTCAACCAGAACAATGGCTGTGCTGTTACTGGTGTATGCATTTGCGATGGCTTATGCAACGTTCTTAGAAAACGACTACGGAACTCCTACAGCTAAAGCTCTAATTTATGAAGCAAAATGGTTCGAACTGATCATGTTTCTGCTCATTCTCAACTTCGTAGGAAATATCGCAAGATACAGACTGTGGAAAAGAGAGAAATGGCCAGTGCTGGTTTTTCACCTTGCTTTTATCCTTATTTTTATAGGGGGTGCTATCACAAGATACATCAGTTTTGAAGGCACAATGCACATCAGGGAAGGAGAAACCTCCAACGAGATTGTGACCGATAAAAACTTCTTTAAGATCCAGATTGAGGATAAAGGAGATGTTCTTAACTATAAGGATGTTCCTTATCTGATGTCTCCTCTGCATAAAGACTTGAAAGCCACCTACGATTTCCACGGGAAAGAAGTAAAGGTTTTTACAAAAGACTATATCCAGAGAAAAAAAGACAGCTTAATTGCTGAGCCTAACGGTGCAGAATACCTTCACCTGGTTTCTACAGGAACGACCGGAAGACAGAATATCTACATCAAACCGGGAGAGACAAAATCCATTAACGGTACTTTGGTGACGTTCAACAGAGCGATCGAAGGGGCAGTAGAATTTAAAAAAGAAGACGGAAAAATATTCATCAAAACACCTGTTGATGCAGCCTTTATGACCATGGCAACGCAGGCTACAGGAAGTACTAAAAAAGATGAATTCCAGCCTTTGGTGTTGAGAAGTTTATATACCATCAACGAATTGAAGCTGGTTGTACCTGAAGGTCTTAAAAAAGGAAGGCTGATGGCTTTCGAAGGCGATAAAAAGAAAGACGCGATGGTTCCGGATGTTCTTAGAATAGAACTTCAGGGCCCAAAAACAAAACAATTGGTTGATCTTTCTGTAGAAAAAGGAAATCCAAATGCCTTTAAACAGGTAACGATGGACGGACTGAATATTATGGTAGGTTTCGGACCTAAAGTATATAATACCCCTTTCTCACTTAAGCTTGATGACTTCATTATGGAAACCTATCCTGGAAGTACATCTCCAAGTGCTTATGAAAGTCATGTAAAGATTATTGATGAAGGAAAAGAAACTCCTTATAAAATCTATATGAACCACGTTCTTAACCATAAAGGATACCGTTTCTTCCAGTCAAGTTTTGACCCGGACAGAATGGGGACAGTACTTTCTGTAAACCACGATTTCTGGGGAACAATTATTTCTTATATCGGATATGGACTTTTATTCCTGGGGATGTTTGTGATTTTCTTCTGGAAAGGAACGCATTTCTGGAAATTAAACAAAATGCTGACTGATGTCAACAAAAAGAAAACAGCAGCAGTAGTTTTAGTCTTGTTAAGTTTAGGCTTAAACGCACAGAAAATTGAAACCCACGGGACAACTGACGGAAGCAGAGAACATATACATGTAGAAGGTGACAATCATTCTCACGCTCCCGCTCCGTCTGCCCAACCGCTTGATGGTGCTGCTCCAAAGCAGAACTCTCTGGCAACACCAATGGGCAAAATGAAATCCATCTCTCCTGATGAAATCATTGCAAGAAACAGGATCAGCAAAGAACATGCAGATAAATTCGGATACCTTTTGGTTCAGAATTTCGATGGAAGAATTGTTCCTATCAATACAGAAGCGCTGGATGTTTTAAGAAAACTTTATAAAAAAGACGAATTCAAGGGAACAGACGGGAAGTCTCTTACGGCTAACCAATGGTTCTTATCGATTAATACAGATACACCAAGCTGGACAATGGTTCCTATGATCAAAGTAGGAACGAAAGGAGGTGATGAGCTAAAGAACAAAACAAAAGCGGATGATGATGGATATACTTCATTAATGAACCTTTTCCCGGCAGATGCAAACGGTAATCTGACTTATGTTTTAGAGCATGATTATAATATGGCATTCCGTAAAAAACCTGCTGAGCAGACTAATTATGACAAAGAAGTAATTTCTGTAAACGAAAGAGTTCAGATCTTTAATGAGTTCTTCAGTGGACAGTTCATGAGAATAGTTCCAGTGAAAAATGACGCCAACCATACATGGCATTCATGGCTTGATCAGAAGTTCGAGCCGGATATGGAATCACAGCAGGTGATGGGACCCTATTTTGCAGAAGCTCTTACAGCACAGAAGACAGGAAACTGGAGCAAAGCAGATACAGAGCTGGTAAAGCTTTCAGAATATCAGCAGAAATGGGGTAAGGCAGTTGTTCCTGCAAAATCTAAAGTTGACCTTGAGGTTTTCATGAATACAGTGAATATCAATTTCAAATTATTGATTTTCTATACCTTAATTGGAGGACTTCTTCTGATTTTAGGATTTGTGGAATTATTTAAGTCTAATAAAATTTTAACTAAAGTCATCAAAATAATCATTGCTGTAGGTTTAGTAGGGTATTTATGCCATTTCTTAGGTCTTGTTGCAAGATGGTATATCTCTGGACATGCACCTTGGAGTAACGGATATGAAGCTATTATCTTTATCTCGTGGGTAGGTATTACAGCAGGCCTTGTGCTTTACAGAAATGCCAATGCACTGATCCCTGCTGCCGGATTTATGGTTGCTGTTATTATGATGGGATTTGCACACGGAGGTTCAGCTCTTGATCCGCAGATTACACCGCTGGTTCCTGTATTGAAATCTTACTGGTTGATTGTCCATGTGGCAATTATTACATCCAGTTACGGTTTCTTCGCATTGTCCATGATTATTGCTGTGATCAGTTTGGTATTCTTTATTATTGCAAGCAAAGACAATCATAAGCAACATCACGATACTACATTGAAAGAATTAGCTATTGTTTCAGAAATGTCACTGACAATCGGTCTTTTTGCCTTAACAGTAGGAAACTTCTTAGGAGGGATCTGGGCTAACGAATCATGGGGGAGATACTGGAGCTGGGACCCGAAAGAAACATGGGCTTTCATCTCAATTATGGTGTATGCTTTTGTATTGCACATGAGATTGGTTCCGGGATTAAGAAGCAGATGGGCATTCCACGTAGCGACCATGTTTGCATTCTGTTCTATGGTAATGACCTATTTCGGAGTTAATTATTACCTGAGCGGACTTCACTCTTATGCAGCAGGAGATCCGGTTCCGGTTCCGGCATGGGTATATATCGGATTGGGAACGATGCTGCTTTTATCAGCTGTTTCCTATTTCAAGTTTAAAGCATTAATGAAGAAGTAA
- a CDS encoding SPFH domain-containing protein: protein MEKVLKPMSGYLALVFCLVLFAGSVYFFISGVDQSITFVILAMLCFLLFCFFLKGLMIIQPNHSRVLNFFGKYVGSVKDNGLFFINPLYSSQKMSLRSENLQGQTLKVNDKMGNPIEIGVVMVWKVGDTYKAAFDVERYSDFVKMQSEAAVRHLAMSFPYDNLEDDHAPITLREGGEKINSILEQELTDRLSKAGIIIQEARISHLAYASEIAGAMLQRQQATAIVAARTKIVEGAVGMVDLALKKLSEENIVELDDERKAAMVSNLMVVLCGEKAAQPILNAGTLY, encoded by the coding sequence ATGGAAAAAGTTTTAAAGCCTATGTCGGGCTATCTTGCATTAGTATTCTGTCTGGTTTTATTTGCCGGATCTGTTTATTTTTTTATTTCTGGAGTTGACCAAAGCATAACGTTTGTTATTCTTGCAATGCTTTGCTTTTTGCTGTTTTGCTTCTTCCTGAAGGGGTTGATGATCATTCAGCCTAATCATTCAAGAGTTCTGAATTTCTTCGGAAAATATGTTGGAAGCGTAAAGGATAATGGACTATTTTTTATCAATCCATTGTATTCATCACAGAAAATGTCACTGCGTTCAGAAAACCTTCAGGGGCAGACTTTGAAAGTAAATGACAAAATGGGTAACCCTATTGAAATTGGAGTGGTCATGGTTTGGAAAGTAGGAGATACTTATAAAGCAGCTTTTGATGTTGAACGGTATTCAGACTTTGTAAAAATGCAGAGTGAAGCGGCGGTGCGTCATTTAGCGATGAGTTTTCCTTATGATAATTTAGAAGACGATCATGCGCCGATTACTTTGAGAGAAGGGGGTGAGAAGATCAATTCTATTTTGGAGCAGGAACTTACAGACCGTCTTTCAAAAGCCGGAATTATCATTCAGGAAGCGAGAATTTCTCACCTGGCTTATGCTTCAGAAATTGCAGGTGCTATGCTTCAGAGACAGCAGGCAACGGCTATTGTAGCAGCAAGAACCAAAATCGTGGAAGGTGCCGTAGGAATGGTAGACCTGGCATTGAAAAAGCTTTCAGAAGAGAATATTGTAGAGCTTGATGACGAAAGAAAAGCAGCTATGGTAAGCAATTTAATGGTGGTACTTTGTGGCGAAAAAGCAGCTCAACCCATCCTAAATGCAGGAACTCTGTATTAA